In Setaria italica strain Yugu1 chromosome IX, Setaria_italica_v2.0, whole genome shotgun sequence, the genomic stretch ATGTACTCGATTTGTCCTTGCATGTCAAAGGTGGTCTGTTTTTGTCAAGACAAGTTCTTTGATTAATTTAGTACGTATAAGAAATTTGGGTGCTGTTTGACTGTACCATCTTGGCTTTATATTCTATTGTACTGAAAAACCTTGCAATGTTTTGTTGGCAATAAATGATCGtcacttttgcttatttttccgCTTCATTGTATAGGTATTTCCACTGTTCTCTTTCGGCAAGCAATTTAAAATTAAGTTTTTCTAACACTGTCACTGTGTTACTTGTTCTAACAGATAGAAGGGAAGACCATCAAAGCTCAGATATGGGATACTGCTGGGCAAGAGAGGTACCGTGCGATCACTAGTGCTTACTACAGAGGAGCTGTGGGTGCACTTTTAGTCTACGACATCACAAAGAAGCAGACATTTGAAAACATTCAGAGGTGGCTTCGTGAGCTCCGTGATCATGCAGACTCCAACATTGTGATCATGATGGTTGGTAACAAATCGGACCTGAACCACCTGAGATCGGTTCCAGAGGAAGATGGTCAGGCATTAGCGGAGAAAGAAGGCCTACACTTCCTGGAGACATCAGCACTTGAAGCCCTGAATGTTGAGAAGGCATTTCAGACTATCCTCACTGATATTCATCAAATCATAAGCAAGAAAGCACTTGCTGCACAGGAGGCAGCAGGCAGTGGACCTCCAGGTCAAGGAACCACCATCAATGTTGCTGATTCGTCTACCAACACGAAGAAAGGATGCTGTTCTTCCTAGGAGCAAACAAAGATATGTTGATGATGCAAAAGGAAAGTATTATGGATCTTACAACACTCTAGGTGTTATGTAGGTTGCTTTGACTCCTTTTGGCCTGTAACTCTGGTGGGGTTGTAATCACAATTCATACTTGTGCAAAGAAATTCCAATCTCAGGTAGATATGATGTGTAGTTCCGAAATTTTGGTAGAGACTGGTGTTTGGCAGACTTCCTTTGAGAGTGTGTTTTCTTTCAGTGTTCTATCCTAATATAGTCTTTCTACTGAAAAACAAAATCAGGTATTTCTTGTATTTCTACATGAGCTTGTGGTGTTATCCGACATTTTGGTTTCTGTGCTAGAACATCGATCCATGTTCCAAACTACACAGCTCATGTGTTCTCCATGGTTTTGGCCATTGTGTTGGTTCATTCACTTGTTGCCTAGACTACGTGTGATCCCCTCCAATATCATGCGTACCATACTTCAGTTTTGTTTTCGTTATGCATCATGATCTGTCTCTGTTATTCATAGT encodes the following:
- the LOC101755392 gene encoding ras-related protein Rab11C; the encoded protein is MAHRVDNEYDYLFKIVLIGDSGVGKSNILSRFTRNEFCLESKSTIGVEFATRTLQIEGKTIKAQIWDTAGQERYRAITSAYYRGAVGALLVYDITKKQTFENIQRWLRELRDHADSNIVIMMVGNKSDLNHLRSVPEEDGQALAEKEGLHFLETSALEALNVEKAFQTILTDIHQIISKKALAAQEAAGSGPPGQGTTINVADSSTNTKKGCCSS